Proteins encoded together in one Desulfuromonas acetexigens window:
- a CDS encoding ATP-binding protein, producing MAEVKRTLPVLSENATGSPEAAPWAALERLDLLLAEAARSAEVVYGVRFDDDRFRGLHLDAGEVGRLLDRMPGLPPLAEGRTRSVPLLDEKDLRFVALGQRFELAALDLDILLVALAPEIDPRYERLYAYLQDDVTRKRPGVDLILNLLSATAEEKLAGHRHFLPASPLLRHQLLQLHEDPPGSHATLLSRYCKVDERIVDYLLGGDGSALHPDDCLTIFPADSRISETPLSEAQRETLPRLLAEGRAVLHLRGVSGSGRRTVAAYLARRLGCGLVCFDPNRALARGEDDFQAICRRVVREARLREALLFVAEVDTLLDDDKDARLREFSQALEDWDGPTVLAGELPWRPLSLYRTRPFARVELEIPDFTERARLWGREVTGLSAEELEAVAARFNFTPGQIRAAAHSAGQMARSRQGGPSRIQAAELFDACRRHSNQKLGALARKIDPRHGWDDIVLPEDALEQLREICRQAVHRPLVLGQWGFERKLSYGKGLNVLFSGPPGTGKTLAAEVIACDLGLDLYQIDLSRVVSKYIGETEKNLDKIFTEARTSNAILLFDEADALFGKRSEVKDAHDRYANIETGYLLQKMEEYEGIAILATNLRGNLDEAFIRRMSFCVEFLFPREGERRLIWEKIWPEQAPRRTDLPLERMAERFEISGGNIKNIALAAAFLAAHDGGEISVRHLLRATRREYQKMGKILDDGDFRERMDD from the coding sequence ATGGCCGAAGTGAAGCGTACCTTGCCCGTGCTATCGGAGAACGCGACCGGATCGCCGGAGGCTGCCCCCTGGGCGGCGCTGGAGCGTCTCGATCTGCTGCTGGCGGAGGCGGCGCGGAGCGCGGAGGTCGTTTACGGGGTCAGATTTGACGATGACCGTTTTCGCGGCCTGCACCTCGATGCCGGAGAGGTCGGGCGGTTGCTCGATCGGATGCCGGGACTCCCGCCCCTAGCCGAGGGCCGCACCCGTTCCGTTCCGCTGCTCGACGAAAAGGATCTGCGCTTTGTCGCCCTCGGCCAACGCTTCGAATTGGCGGCGCTGGACCTCGACATCCTGCTGGTCGCCCTGGCGCCGGAGATCGATCCCCGTTACGAACGGCTCTATGCCTATCTGCAGGACGACGTCACCCGCAAGCGCCCCGGCGTCGATCTGATTCTCAACCTGCTCAGCGCCACGGCCGAAGAAAAACTCGCCGGGCACCGCCATTTTCTCCCCGCTTCCCCGCTGCTGCGCCACCAGTTGCTGCAGCTGCACGAAGATCCCCCCGGCAGCCATGCTACCCTCCTGAGCCGCTACTGCAAAGTTGATGAGCGCATCGTCGATTATCTGCTCGGCGGCGACGGCTCGGCTCTTCATCCCGACGATTGTCTCACGATCTTTCCCGCCGACAGCCGGATTTCCGAGACACCCCTCTCCGAGGCGCAGCGTGAGACCTTGCCGCGCCTTCTGGCGGAAGGGCGTGCCGTCCTTCATCTGCGCGGCGTTTCCGGTTCCGGTCGCCGGACCGTCGCCGCTTATCTGGCCCGCCGTTTGGGATGCGGCCTGGTGTGCTTCGATCCGAACAGGGCGTTGGCCCGGGGGGAGGACGATTTCCAGGCGATCTGCCGACGGGTCGTGCGGGAAGCCCGTCTGCGCGAGGCGCTGCTCTTCGTCGCCGAGGTCGATACGCTGCTTGATGACGATAAGGATGCGCGCCTGCGGGAATTCTCCCAAGCGCTGGAGGATTGGGACGGGCCGACGGTGCTCGCCGGGGAACTCCCCTGGCGCCCCTTGTCCCTCTACCGCACCCGGCCCTTCGCCCGGGTCGAGCTGGAAATTCCCGACTTCACCGAGCGGGCGCGTCTGTGGGGGCGAGAAGTGACGGGGCTTTCGGCGGAAGAGCTGGAAGCGGTCGCTGCCCGTTTCAACTTCACCCCGGGGCAGATTCGCGCCGCCGCCCACAGCGCCGGGCAGATGGCGCGCTCCCGGCAGGGCGGGCCTTCCCGCATTCAGGCGGCGGAACTTTTCGATGCCTGCCGCCGCCATTCCAACCAGAAGCTCGGCGCCTTGGCCCGCAAGATCGACCCCCGCCACGGCTGGGACGACATCGTTCTGCCCGAGGACGCCCTGGAGCAGTTGCGGGAAATCTGCCGTCAGGCGGTGCATCGACCGCTGGTTCTGGGTCAATGGGGCTTCGAGCGCAAACTCTCCTACGGTAAGGGGTTGAACGTCCTCTTTTCCGGCCCGCCGGGGACGGGCAAAACCCTGGCCGCCGAGGTCATCGCCTGTGATCTCGGTCTCGATCTTTATCAGATCGACCTGTCGCGGGTGGTGAGCAAGTACATCGGCGAGACGGAGAAGAATCTCGACAAGATTTTCACCGAGGCCCGCACCAGCAACGCCATCCTCCTCTTCGACGAGGCCGACGCCCTCTTCGGCAAGCGTTCGGAGGTCAAGGACGCCCACGACCGTTACGCCAATATCGAAACCGGCTACCTTCTGCAGAAGATGGAGGAATACGAGGGGATCGCCATTCTCGCCACCAATCTGCGCGGCAATCTCGACGAGGCCTTTATCCGGCGCATGAGTTTCTGTGTGGAGTTTCTCTTTCCCCGGGAAGGGGAGCGGCGGCTCATCTGGGAAAAGATCTGGCCCGAGCAGGCGCCCCGGCGGACGGATCTGCCTCTGGAACGCATGGCCGAGCGGTTCGAGATCAGCGGCGGCAATATCAAGAATATCGCCCTGGCGGCAGCTTTTCTGGCGGCCCACGACGGCGGTGAAATCTCCGTCCGTCATCTGCTGCGGGCGACTCGCCGGGAATACCAGAAGATGGGCAAGATTCTCGATGACGGTGATTTTCGGGAACGGATGGATGACTGA